The DNA window TAAAAGTATCAAAAAAAGCGAAGCCCGTCAATACTAATAATAATATCAGTAAGTTGAATTTTAATATCGGCTAAATTTCATCCCCGAAAGTTGAGGGTTTAACGTTATAAAAAAAGTGGCATATTTATTGCTTAAATAAAAAAGAACTACGATCAAGGAAAAAGGAAAAACAGGCTCAACAATATTTTATCAGGGAGATCGATATGCAAAAATCCAATATACAAAAAGGTTTTACGTTGATTGAGCTTATGATTGTAGTGGCAATCATTGGAATTCTGGCGGCAATCGCCATCCCTAATTTTATGAATCACTAGTGCAAGGCGAAACAGGCAGAGGCGAAAAGTCTTCTGGGTGCCCTGCGGACAGCGGAGGAAAGTTATTTCTCAGAACATTCCGTCTATAAAGACGAAAATGATTTCAATATGATAGGATTTAAAACAAAAGGAGGCACCGCATACCATATCACTGTACCTGTTGTTGACAATACGGCCGGGTATTTCCAGGCACGGGCGCAAGCGACGATAAACGGAGCGCAGGATGTCTGGACCATAACTTCAAACGCTACCCTTCAAAATGTTGCCAACGCATGCCAATAATTCGCGTAAAACAATAACGCTGATAAATCTTGACATTTCCTGAGCGCCTTTTTGACCTGAAAATTGAATTATCAGTGAGTGTCCCGCACATTCAATGTCCATGCATCCAAGGAGAAAGTGCACTGCTTTGGTTTCCATGCAGTGCATCAGGGGGGTTATCTGATGAGATGGGCGGCAAAAATCCCGGACAAAAAAAGCGCCATAAGGCGCTGATTTTATAGGTGGTGGGCGGTACTGGATTTGAACCAGTGACTTCTACCGTGTGAAGGTGTCTGATTTTATTGGTAAGATCAACCAAGGTGTGATAAGAAACAATAATAACAAATGAATTTGAATTTTACATTTTTTGTCTTTTGACCATTTTTAACCCTGTTATTTTTTATTGTGGTCACGATTTGGTCACAGCAGGCCTTTGCTTTTCAGAAATTGATATCAGCCATACATAAAGCCGGTTATTCAATTCTGGATATAGGATTGATTTGGATTGATGGTACCAAGGGTCTGTTCTATAGTTGAATGAAGCGGTTCAAACTATTTTGATTTTACTTTATTGCGATTTCAAATAAGTTTCCTTCCAATGGTTAAAGATCAATTCCAGTAGTTCGGCAGTTGTTATTCCGTTAAGCTTTGCCAAACCCACTATTTCATTTTTTAACTCTATCGGTACGTTTCGGACTGTCCATGTAATGGTGGGAATTTTATTTTCCATTATACATAAAGGCCCTTTAGAGTTTTATACCGTATTACATGTAATACTATTTTTTTATAAAAAAAACAACATTTATTTCAGTTAGTTGTTTGCCATCTTATCGTTCTTCTGCTTGTTGCCTGTACGTCCCCTTTGATATTCTTTTTTTAACATTTTTTATAACAACAAACAATTTGATTCAAGGGAGATTTGTATGGACAGTTTGAAAAATTTCAATTTCAAAAGAAAACTTGAACCCGAATCCCTGCAAGAGTTCTGCGATCGTTGGGGGCTGCCAGTTTCATGGGGATATCGCTACACTCGAAAAACCGGAAAAGACCGTCTGCCGCACATTAAGGCAGGAAAATATATTAAAATTATACCGGATGAGGGGGATGCGTGGATGTTAAACCGGGGCCGCTGCTAAATCCAGAGCTTCTAACTATTGAATTAAAAATCGGATCGGAATCAATGCCGAAATTAAAAAGAAAGGAGAAAGCTTTATGAACTTAATTCCATTTGAGTATAGATCGAAGCAAATCAGAGTGGTTCAAGATGATGGCGGAGACCCGTGGTGGATTGCCAAGGATGTTTGTGAGGTGTTGGATATATATGACACACCACAGGCTGTAGCAAGGCTTGATTATGATGAAAAGCTGATACGTACTTTACACGTATCAGGTCAAAATCGTGAATTATGGACTATTAGCGAAGCTGGTCTTTATTCCCTGATACTGAGATCCAACAAACCAGAGGCCAAAAATTTTAAAAGATGGATTACCCATGAAGTTTTACCCACCATTCGTAGCACCGGAAAATATGAAATTGATACATCCTCCGAAATCGACCTTATCATCCGGTCTGCCCAAGCACTCAAAAACATAGAAACAAAACAAATTGAACATGATCAGCGGCTATCACTTCTTGAGGCTAAATCCCATGAAAATTCAGGATACACAGGTTACTGGACGATAACCGCCTGGTGCAAACTGAATAATTACAAAATTGGGATTGAGGAAGCTACCAGGAAAGGTAGAAAAGCGACTCGCCTTTCAAGTGAATGGAGTGTTGATATTTGCAGGGTTCCAGATGAAAGATTTGGAGTCGTCAACAGTTATAGGGAAGATGTCTTGGAGGAAATTTTTGACACTTTCTCAGTGAATGCATAGATGCCGAAAGGACAAGCTCTTTGAAAAGCAAAATCCTCGGGAAAGATGGCTCAAAAATAGTTGACCTTAATCGGCGGCAAGCTATTCGGGCTCGATGCCTTGATTGCAGCGGATTTTCGGCAAAAGAAGTAAGAGAATGCCCTTTCAGTGATTGTCCATTATATCAGTTCAGATTGATCACAAGCAAACAAAATCCCAAAAAACGGGATAAAGCCATCCGCGCTTATTGCCTTTGGTGTACGTTGGGTCAAAGAAAAGAGGTGCAACTTTGTCCCTCAGTGGACTGCCCCCTGTTTCAATATCGGCTCACAAATACAAAAAAAGGTCATATAGGGCAAACTTCCCAGGGAAAAAAAGTTTCTGAAGAGGTAAGCGTGGGGGGCGCTTATGCGTGATAAAAAATCCCAAAAATATCCCGCCTATCTGACCTATCAGCTATACGTGTCTTCAGCATTTCGCAAACTGAGACCAGCAGCCAAGGATATTCTGATTTTGGCTTACTATGAAATTATTTTCCCCACCACAAAGGGCAAGCCACAGAAGAAAGGCCAAAAGTATACCTTTGTCATGATTAATCGTGATGAAATAATTTTAAGTTACAACGAAATCAAAGACCGTCTGGGATATTCGGAGAAAACCATATGGGAGTCTTTCAAGCAAATTCTGGCCCATGGCTTCCTGAAAGTTGTAAAGCAAGGGGGCGGCAACAAAGGCGACTATCAGGTTTACGGTATCACTGAGGACTGGCGGAAATGGTCTCCTGGAGATGTTGTCAGAGAGATTCAGATAAATGGAAAGTATGGTCGGCAAAAACATAACCCCAAAAAAATAAGCGGTACTACAGGTAAACCACTACACGGTACTGCAGGTAAACCAGTTATCCCCAAAAACAAGGGTGGTTTACCCACAAGTAATACGGTTTCCTCATGAAATGGGCTTTTCGGCTCCAGGGGTGGTTTACCCTCACTACCGCACATATACATACTACCATATTTGTATTGTTTGGTTTTAGGGGTTTTAGGGGGATGGGGACCGAAACAGGTCGATACTGGCCCTCCGACGTCTGCTCGCAGACCGGGACTGACAAGGATATTTTTTGCAATGAAAATTCACCGCAAACCCATAACTGGCAAAGATTTACTGGATAACCCCAGGGGGTGCTATGAAGAAGCGGCGACTGAAATCGCTCGATGACCTCCGGCGATGGCTGGCTGACATTGGCAATCGGCTGGAGACCGGCGACGTTGATGCAGCTCATGCTCGGTGCGTGACCTACATTGCCAGCGTCATGTCCGGCATTATCAAAGATTCGGATCTTGAAAAACGCATTGAGGCATTGGAAACGCAAATGGAAAGGAAAATTAACTGAGCATACGTGACCGGATAAAGCGTCTGGAGAATCGAAACGGCTCTTCTGGTGGCAGCGTGGTTCATGTTTTGCGCTCCGGCGGATACATCTACCGTGGCCAGAAATATGACCGATTCATGGATTTACCAAAAGCCCCTCCGAGGTGCGGGTATCTGTTAGCAACGGCAGCCCTGACACCGGAAGCATGGCAGGAAATGGTGGTCAGCACATGGGTAGACTGAAAACTCGGATCGAAAAACTGGAACGTAAATCCGGCCTGACTGAGAACCCGCCCAGGATATTTGTCGGGTATCATGGCGTGGAGGTTGCCGGGTGGCAGGGAAATGGTGTTAAGGTCCGGCGGCTCGCTGGTGAATCTGACAAGGTCCTCCGGGACAGGGCTGCAAAAGAGACAGGTGCTACTGTTCTTTATCAGCTCATGGCTGATAGTCGTCCTGGTGGTTGAAATCGTTCATATAGAGGCCGTTTCCAGAACGATTTTTCATTTCCCATGCTACGGCATTACCCATGAAAAATGTTAGCTTTTGTTAACATTTACAAGAGCCGGGTCCTTCCAGGAAATTTACGGTGCGGACCTGTAAACGCCCGGCGGATGTGTAGACACTATCTTTCGTATCGTATAAAGTTTATCAAGCCGTAAAAACGGTGGCGGAACATTTTTAAAACTCCAGGTGTATGGAATTTTAATGCCTGCGCTGACAATAAGTTTTGATATGAATGGATTTTCCTGCGGGAAATGACGGCAGTTGCTTTAAAGGTTAAATTTTCCAATTGATTTGGGCAAAATTTCAGGAGATGAAATATGGGAGGCTGGGGATCAGGAAATAGAATCCGAATCGGCACTCGGGATATTGTGGAGAGACATCATGGTCTTGATGTGCGCCAATTGGCCAGAAAAAATTGTCTTCAGCCAGGTTCGATCATTCAGTGGGCATGGTTTGAAAATGGAAAGCAGACAGCTTCCATCAGTTTCCGGGTGCAGGAAAACAATATAGATCTGTCTTATCAGCACCGGGCAAACAATCGCGAGTGGGTTCCGGTTCAACAAATCGTCCCATTTGACAAGACTCCATGCAATTTCGGCGGCTATCGACTCTGGTTCCGATGCCCGGGCTGTAATCAGCGAGTGGCGATTATATATGCGGCCGGCAAATATTTTCGCTGTCGTCATTGCTATGGATTGACATATGCCAGTTCCCAGGAGGGTGATCTGGATCGTCTCATGCGGAAAGCCTGGAAAATCCGGAGACGCTTAGGAGCCAGCCAATCCCTATTTGATTCAATTTTTGGGCCGAAACCGAAACATATGCACCAGCGAACCTATACCAACCTTAGAATCGATGCAATGAGGGTAGAAAACAAAATCAACCATATTATGGCTACGCAGCTTGGCATTCGAATTTAGACTGAAAGATGAGCATGGATACGGCTGATCTGACTTTATTATTTTGTTTTGAAACCATTATGCAACTTGTACTGACGGAGGATTCAAAGTGATACCGTTAAAGGCAATCAGAAAATTTTGCGTTCAATGTGTCGGCTCTGCCAGCGAAATCAAAGCGTACGGCGACGACAAAATGTATGGCCAGGGTGATCCCAACGGCCAATGCTGGTTTTATCCCTATCGAATGGGGCGCGGGCGCCCTTCGGTTAAGACAATACGCAAACACTGCCTGGAATGTATGGGCGGCAGTTACAAACTCGTAGGGAATTGTTCAGGTTTTCATTGCCCGCTGTATATTTTCCGTTTTGGAAAAAATCCCCATCGTGTCCGGAAAGAAGAAAAAATTCCGGCTGAAACGGATACGTGAGAGGAAAGTTTTGTTTCTGATTTGGACGTTTTAATGTTTAGCTGGGATATTTTTTTGGGTTGCAGTAGTTACTGTGAATCTTAAACAACAGAACTTTTTTATGACCACTTAAATTTTCGGATAAGCCCGTTAAAATAATTCCATTTCCCAGTCAAGTGCTGAAAACGGCCGGCAACGATTCCGGGAGGAAGATCAAGGTCTTTAGCAAGTTGGGTGATTTCAGCTTTGGAGCGAATACGTTTAATTTGCTTATCCCATTTTCTCGGAATAAGTGTTTCCGCTGCAAATTCATTCGCCTGGTGTTCTTTCGGATCATCATTTGTTCCATCGTTGATATAAAGGTATTTTTTTTCATCATTCAGCACATGGCCGGTTTCATGAAAAAATGAAAACCAAAAAATATCTTCTCTTTTATATCGAAGATTGAGCAGGATCATGGCTTTTGAGGCGGACAGCCATTTGGTTGCCCCTTGCCAGGGCACCTTTTTCATCTCCGGCACGAAGGCTATTGCAACACCGGCTTCGGCACAACGTTCGATCATTTCCCTTGTAAAAAGCCCGGGTTTTTCCTTAGTCAGACCACGAATATGCGACACGACTTTTTTGAATTTGCTTTTATTAAAGGGCTGGCATTGTATTTCGTGCGCCTGTAGTTCTCCTAAACGAATCCAGGTTGCTGCAGCTTCAACGCGTGTTTCAAAACACTTGGACCGTCTTGCAGCCACGGCCGGAGCTTCCCAGATAACCTTCCACGCGGTAACACTACTTACTCCATAAAATTTCAGAACTTCTTTTAAAAGCATCAACTCGTCTTTTTGGGGCTCAATCACGCCCCTTTCAATCAATTCTTTCACCGGAATTGTTTTAAGCCAGTTAATGTCAGCTTCAAGCTGTTTTTGTTCCTGAATTTTCGCAAGCTGTTCTCGGTATTGAATTTCCAAGTTGTTCCAAAAATGAGCGGGCACATCCGTTGCAAGTTCCAGTTTATTGGCAGTCTCATATGTAATGGGCTGATCCCCTTTTAAAATTCGATTTATAGACTGAACCGTTAAGCCAGTGCGCAAAGCAAGCTCATTCTGCTTCATACTGAGCGAATCCATTACCTCTTTTAAGGTTTCACCCGGCAGAACCGCATAATCCGGCTCAAATTTATATTGTTTTTTGGCCCGTACCATTTGGGGTTCCTCTTTAATGTGTATCGATAATTGCGATAATTTCGATTTCCGTAATTTTTTCTAAATCAAACCCACCATCTGGCAGCCGTGGCAGAGGTTCATTCGCAGGAATAAACAAAAGCCGAAAAGGATGTTCAAGGTCAACAGAGAACTGATTCTGTCGATTTCCTGATAACTGATGGCATCGTGCCGGAGGTAATCTCGAAATATCTTTTAGCGACTTGGCTGCGTTAAGTTCGAACATCCGCTGCCCCAACTTTGCTGCCATTTTAGTTCCATGAATTTTTATGGCTTCTTTTTGGTTGTTGCATATTTTTGCAAGCCGCTTTGTTTTAAAATATATTTCCATGAGGCCTATAATGCAAGAAAAAGTTAACATGATATGTTAATTTTTTTTGAAACACACAAATACCGCATAAGAACCTACATTTCCCAAAATTCATGCTTGAAAAATCCGCTATCAAAAGGAAACATCATTTTTCCCGCGCCATAAAACCAAGCCCCAAAAAGTATCCCTAAAAAAACACCAAACATGTATCCAAACCATCCACTTAATAACCCGGCAACAGCCACAGGTAAAAGGACCCATAAAGGCAACAGAAAAATGATTAATATGAGAGTATGTTTAAATATTTTTTCAAGCAATTTTAGTATATTATTATAAGCCTCTTGTTTGAAGACAGAAGAGCCTATTTTTCAAAACAAATTGAACCCAAAATGTTTTTAAATGCCGGCAGGTTATTACCAAACTCTGCCTTGGAATCCGTAAAAGTGATAGTAAACAACTTTTGATCCTTAATCCATGAAGCCGTCAAGTATTTAAGATTATGCGCCCCTTCTAATCTTTTTTTAAGATTTCCGTTCCGAAGTTCATATATGCATGTGAGCAGAAACATTCCATCTTTGTTTATATATTTTTTTTCTATAATTTGAATGGATTCATAAAAAGGATAAAAAAGTTGCTGCAATGGAATTTGTTTAATAGAAGCTTTCCCCTTAGCATCCAAAACATTAATATTTAAATTTTGTCCTGCCCCCATCTTTGCAAAACTGAATAAAGTTTGAGGTTGCTTCGGTTTTCTTTTCGCCCAATCATTTGGAATGTCTATAGAAAATCCATGCTCGTGAGAGCAAAGTGTTTTGGCTTCTAACCTATCATCGGCAGGCTTATCAGAAGGTTGCTTGGGTATGGTTGCCGGATCAAATGCATCTCGCCCGACAATATTAAATATTTCTGCACGAGTACAATTTCTGCCAGTGACTTCTTCAAGCCGTTTTTTATATTTTTTATAATCAAGCTTAGCGGCAAAACCTTCCGGAATTACATTAAAAGTCAATACAAATATAACCATTAAGATTATTAAAGAGATGATAGGAAAGGAACCCTGTTTTCTATGGAAGAGATTTATAGCCATGGGTCCTCCTGCAAAATTCATGACTTTCTAAATTTCAGGATACTTTTATCGAGGGTTATTCCCCCTGACCTAGTGCCATTATTATCGTCTGAGGAGCCTGAGTGCTTATCAAGAGATCTTCCAAGGCTTCTTCCCGTCCTCAGGGCGGAGGTGGTTTCAAAAAGTCACAATGCCCACGGTTTTTTAAATCAATACTGAAAAATACTTATCAAATCAAGAGGGTAAATCATGGAGACAGAATTTGAAAAGAGAGTTGACGAACTTGAAACTTATCAGGAAAAACCGATTCTTTACCTGCTCCTGGCCTTTGGTGATGACAACGACTGGCGCATAAAGCATGCTTATAAAATCATGCGGTTAACTTCAAAAGAGGAGGCATAATCCATGGTAACTATAATTATTTGCATATTCCGGTGAATTCGGCCACTCATTCCGGACGATTCCGGCCACCTGTTCCGGAGAAAGTCAGCCGCCTGTTCCGATTGATCTCGGCCATCCATTCCCTTCCATGGCGACCATTTTTTCGGAGCAAAGCGACGCTATCTCTTTTCTCACAAATTAACGGGCCTAAGTCAACTTTCTTTTCTTTTTCCTCATAGAGCCTCCTTTCAAATTGAGTTGGTAAGCATTGTGGACCAGGCGGTCGAGTATGGCAGGTAGTGTCCAGAATTTTTTGCATTTTTGATTTTGTATTCTCCTCACTCTGATGGCTCGGATTTGCCAGGTTTCCCGGGGTGCCATCCATAACACTCTGGGCTTTGGGGCTATATGCGGTTGTCGGTAATTTTCGTTTTTTTGATTTTTTAATTTCCTGAATCTGACGGCTCAGAGTTTTCTAACTCCCCGCTATCCCAACCAGATTGCAGTTCCGGATAAAAGAGAGCATGTTTGTAGTCGCTTGACTGTTGTGGATGTATAAGTGCACCATGCGGCTATCATGGCCCGCCCCAACAAAGCCCCCTTGCGGCACATTGCCGGAATAAGGGCTACCATACAGGCTCGTTCATATTATAAAAAAAACACCTACGGTCGTATGACTCAGTATGCACTATGCGGTTTGTAAAAATGTTATCAGAGAGTTTCGCCCAGAAACGCTTGGTGTCCAAATAAAAATTAAGAAACGGTAAGGGTGTGGCCTACCTCCAGGAGAGATCGTCGACACAGGAGCCTTTGGCGAACTCGGCAAGGTGTTTGCCAGGACGCATCCATATTCCAGACAATCAGTTCATCATCCAGATACCGCCATTTAAAGTCGAGGCATAGCCCAACCCAGAGCATATATGGAACCATCAGCCATCCAGCCACGGCGTTTTTCTTGAAAAACAATATTGTTGTTATAACAATGGCGGCCAAAAGCAGGAGGATCTCAAAAAACGCCCATCCCGGCTCCTGCATGCCGAAGAAAATTCTGGTCCACAACCCGTTTAACACCAGCTGGATAAGAAAAGCGAAAAGCTCGGCCCTGGCTACCTTCATTCCGTATCTGTTCCAGACGAACCAGGCAGCGACGCCCATCATAATGTAAATGGGCGGCAGTTACAAACTCGTAGCGAATTGTTCAGGTTTTCATTGCCCGCTGTATATTTTCCGTTTTGGAACAAATCCGCATCGTGTCCGGAAAGAAGAAAAAATTCCGGCTGAAACGGATGCGTGAGAGGGAGTTTTTGCTTCAAATTTGAGCTTAAATAAAGGTGGCAGTGCCATAGCATTAGAAAGGGGATTTTTAAGGATTTAGCAGATTAAAATGCTCTTTCTTTAAAAACAGCAATAGCCTTGTTAATATCATTTTGAAACATCAACCTTAATATGGATTGTTTATATGAAGCCCCCATTTATCAAATCTCATGACGGCAGGCATTTGCACTCCTGGGCCGAATGGCCCCGCCCGAAGAGAGATTATCAGTGGAAGGAAGGCCGCAGCGCCATGGAGCTTGCAAAAGCCTGGTTTCCTGATGATGCTCCGGCTGTGCCTCCGGAAATAGAAAACATCCTTCTTTCAAAGCCAAGGCTTGAGGATTTGCAGCTTATAGAGGCTGTACCAGAGCTTGTAACCGGATTGCCCGAACGAGGTGAGGGCAGGAATCATGACCTGTGGATTATTGGAAGAACTCGTCTGGAACAAGTTACTATCTGCATCGAGGCAAAAGCAGACGAACCATTTGGTAACGATACGGTCTCTGGGTACAGGAATCGACAGTGCCGGCGCAGGGAGCAGGGGGAGCACACAAAAGCGCCGGAAAGAATTGATGCACTACTTGAAATGGTCGGCGGTGAGTTATCCAATTGGGGTGAGGTCAGATACCAACTTCTGGCAGGCTTTTGTGGAACAATCTTACAGGCCAAAAAGGATTTGTCTGAACTTGCGGTCTTTATTGTTCATGAATTTCAGACAGATCTCACTACTGCCGATCGTTTGCAGGAGAACAGTGCTGATTTTGAATTGTTTTTGAGAATCATTGGGACTGATAAACCTGCTATTGGCATGTTGAGTGATCCAGTAGCTGTGAAAGGCGTTGAGTGTTTAATCGGGAAGGCGATAAGGTTAAATTAGCATTGGTCCCCGAAAGTTGAGTAAACCACAAATAGCCATACTTCCCCCGCTTTTCTCAAAAATTATGCACGTATCAGCAAACGACAGGAGTCATCTTTATTGCTCTTCTCGGCAGTCACATCTACAGGTATAATTTTTATAAACGCCCCGGAACCTTGGATTTGAAGGTTTATGGGGCGCTGAAGTGATTGCTGCCTGGGATATACCAGGGCCAGGCGGTTCACTTTGTAGCGGATGGCATAGCCGGCCATCTGGTAAAGATCGGCCTGGGAAATGCCGAGTTTTTTCTCATTTTCATCAAGCAATTTCCATTTGGCATCGGCAATGGCAATGAATACATTGTTTTTATCAAGAAAAACCATATCGGGCTTCATCAAAAACAGTTCTTTTTCCTGCTCTTTTAGCCGCACCATATATTTTTGGGGTTTTTGTGTCTGCATTGTTTTGCCTTCCGTCCGAGTCGCTTTTCTGAACATATCCGCCACGTATAATTCAAAGAGACGGTTCATGTCGAACAGAAGGGCAATACAAGGATTCTGACCGACCGAGACATCCGGATAGACGCCCTGAACAAACCAACGGCACTGATTAAAAACAGGTTCATAACGACAGGTGGTACGATCAAATTTTAGGCTGTTGATCATTCGCACATCCACCTTCACGTCACTGATGTCATCAAATCGCATCCCCAACCCGGTGACTTTCTTTTTTGCTTCCCTGCCGATCGGCATTTTCAGCATCATTTTCAGTACATACTTGATGATCCGGTTATAGATGTTATCCGCGTTCAGTTCGTCGTATCGACAATACAGGCGCTCCTTGTGAACCATATTACGTTTGAGTTGCTGCTCTGTTAACAAACGCCCGCGGAGGACAGGCAGATTTTCATTGCGTTCAATATAAAGACGAATCATGCCCTGTTTGATTTCCTCATGGAGCAGGTCGCAAAAATGGAGGATAAACACGTCCAATAACGCGCACTTTTGCAAGGCAATGCCGGCAGAACCACCCCGTTGCAGTTTCAGCCATCTCGCCCGGATCAGCATGCTGATCAACGCTTTCCGGCAGGTGCCGGGTTCCTCTTCTTGGCCGTGAATTTTCGGCAGCACTTCCAGCAAGAGATTGCCAAGGCAGATGATCCCGCAATATTGCGAAAACCTGACAGAATCACGGCCCCAGGAAAAAACGTTTCCCGGCAACTTTTTGCCCAGTTTTTCTAACGCGCGCGCCTGTTCCGCGGTGATCGCCCGCTGATTGCCGGATCTACGGGGCACAATCGGGAGCACCTCATGTTCAATCAGGGTTATTGATTCCAAGGTCAGGCAGGCTCCTCGTACACTTTGCGGATCGCGTCCGGGGTTATTTCATCGGCCGTGGCCACCCGGTAATCAATCAAATCATCATAATCGTCATGAGCAAACCCCAGAACCGCTTCGTCTTTCAGTGTTCTGTGGCAAATAATCTGCGGCTCCATGTTTTCCCGGTCCGGCCCCACGTCACGGAACACCAATTGAATCCGATGCCAGTCCTCATAAAAATATTCCTGCAGCAAAGGAATGATCTGAGTGAGCAAAACATGCTTGAACCCGGCAAAATCCGTTATCTTCATAAAATATGCATGACCCACCATCATATCTCGATTCAGAAGAAAACGAATGCGCTGGTTTATAGTCTTAAGCAGCGCCCGCAAATTGATGCTGCCGCCTTCCCCGTCTTCTATATAACCATCTCCGCGCGAGCCGTTGATAATCCCGGGATCCGGCATCAACTCCCGGAACGTGAACCTTCGGCGTAAAGCGGTATCCATCAGGGCAATGGATCGGTCGGCCGTGTTCATGGTGCCGTATAAATCCAGATTTGCCGGTACGCCGAAGGCCTCGCCGGAATACGGTAACGTCAGTGTCATGCCGCGGACCTT is part of the Desulfosalsimonas propionicica genome and encodes:
- a CDS encoding BRO-N domain-containing protein; translated protein: MNLIPFEYRSKQIRVVQDDGGDPWWIAKDVCEVLDIYDTPQAVARLDYDEKLIRTLHVSGQNRELWTISEAGLYSLILRSNKPEAKNFKRWITHEVLPTIRSTGKYEIDTSSEIDLIIRSAQALKNIETKQIEHDQRLSLLEAKSHENSGYTGYWTITAWCKLNNYKIGIEEATRKGRKATRLSSEWSVDICRVPDERFGVVNSYREDVLEEIFDTFSVNA
- a CDS encoding helix-turn-helix domain-containing protein encodes the protein MVRAKKQYKFEPDYAVLPGETLKEVMDSLSMKQNELALRTGLTVQSINRILKGDQPITYETANKLELATDVPAHFWNNLEIQYREQLAKIQEQKQLEADINWLKTIPVKELIERGVIEPQKDELMLLKEVLKFYGVSSVTAWKVIWEAPAVAARRSKCFETRVEAAATWIRLGELQAHEIQCQPFNKSKFKKVVSHIRGLTKEKPGLFTREMIERCAEAGVAIAFVPEMKKVPWQGATKWLSASKAMILLNLRYKREDIFWFSFFHETGHVLNDEKKYLYINDGTNDDPKEHQANEFAAETLIPRKWDKQIKRIRSKAEITQLAKDLDLPPGIVAGRFQHLTGKWNYFNGLIRKFKWS
- a CDS encoding type II toxin-antitoxin system RelE/ParE family toxin, translated to MEIYFKTKRLAKICNNQKEAIKIHGTKMAAKLGQRMFELNAAKSLKDISRLPPARCHQLSGNRQNQFSVDLEHPFRLLFIPANEPLPRLPDGGFDLEKITEIEIIAIIDTH
- a CDS encoding TspO/MBR family protein — protein: MMGVAAWFVWNRYGMKVARAELFAFLIQLVLNGLWTRIFFGMQEPGWAFFEILLLLAAIVITTILFFKKNAVAGWLMVPYMLWVGLCLDFKWRYLDDELIVWNMDASWQTPCRVRQRLLCRRSLLEVGHTLTVS
- a CDS encoding DUF6946 family protein, whose product is MKPPFIKSHDGRHLHSWAEWPRPKRDYQWKEGRSAMELAKAWFPDDAPAVPPEIENILLSKPRLEDLQLIEAVPELVTGLPERGEGRNHDLWIIGRTRLEQVTICIEAKADEPFGNDTVSGYRNRQCRRREQGEHTKAPERIDALLEMVGGELSNWGEVRYQLLAGFCGTILQAKKDLSELAVFIVHEFQTDLTTADRLQENSADFELFLRIIGTDKPAIGMLSDPVAVKGVECLIGKAIRLN
- a CDS encoding McrC family protein is translated as MESITLIEHEVLPIVPRRSGNQRAITAEQARALEKLGKKLPGNVFSWGRDSVRFSQYCGIICLGNLLLEVLPKIHGQEEEPGTCRKALISMLIRARWLKLQRGGSAGIALQKCALLDVFILHFCDLLHEEIKQGMIRLYIERNENLPVLRGRLLTEQQLKRNMVHKERLYCRYDELNADNIYNRIIKYVLKMMLKMPIGREAKKKVTGLGMRFDDISDVKVDVRMINSLKFDRTTCRYEPVFNQCRWFVQGVYPDVSVGQNPCIALLFDMNRLFELYVADMFRKATRTEGKTMQTQKPQKYMVRLKEQEKELFLMKPDMVFLDKNNVFIAIADAKWKLLDENEKKLGISQADLYQMAGYAIRYKVNRLALVYPRQQSLQRPINLQIQGSGAFIKIIPVDVTAEKSNKDDSCRLLIRA